ATTGTTGGTGTTGTATCCTCATGAATAACCTTCAAAGATTTTTCTGGATATTCTTTTCTAGAAAACTCCAAATTTTCCAAAATTTGAATTGACTCTAAAAATACCTTTTTTTGTTCAAAAGTCAAGTTATTCAATTCTAAAATTAAATCATTTACATTCATATTTTCACCTTCAGTTGTTGTTAACAATAGAATTTTAATACTTTAGCCGCAAGCAAGTCTTACCTTTACTTTACTGCTCTCAAAATAGCCTTAATAAAATGAGCGTTTCGGATATCTGCACCGCTAAAATTTGCTCTCTCAAGGTTTTGACCTTTAAAGAAGCGCCCTCTAAATTTTGACCGGAGAAGTTCTTGGTCATAGTTAAGTATGTTACGCAAGTTTACCCTGGATACAGTCCTACCATGAAAGTTTCCGGAATTTCACTTTTCTATAAAAATTTTCCTTTTTTAGCGGTGCTTTTTCACCATCGCTTTACTTTAGTTGACCTGTTTCAACCTCATATTCCTGCTTCAATACACTTAACAGCTTTTCTTCAAGGGGTGTTAAATACGGGTGTTTAACCTGACCGATGTGTTGTAAAATGTTCGTCGCCGCCTCTTCCAATTAGCCACTGTTACGCAGTTTGGCGTTTGCGATCGCACTTTCATAAACGCCTGGGGGTGTGTGCTGTTAATTATGAGCGCCCTTGGAATTACAGAAAAGTATACCGATAAACTTACTCAAGGAAGCGATCGCTTAACTAAACTCCAGTTGCAACGTCTGAAGTATTCCACCCTGACCCCCTTGTGCGAGATAATGGTGACGGTGTTGAAAAGAGTTAGAGAAGATACCGTTGGCAACTTTTCATTCTCTTGATGATAAGCCCCATTAATTAGTTTTCAGTGAGGGCAGCATCAGGCTTTTTAACTTTTGTAGTTCATTTGCCAACATGAAAAGAGCTGCTTCAACCCTAAGTTATTCTTTCGCCAACGGGCTTAGAGGTTTTTGGTAGCTGGTGAACCCAATTCTCTTGACATGCCGGTTTCATTAGCAATAAACTGCCATGTTCGAGCCAAAAATCGGTTATGCTTCCGCCCTTGCTTGGACGCATCTGGAATTTACGCAATGCTCCCAGACTAACGGAAGCGATCGCCGGCGAATTTCCCATACTCGGTTCATTATCGTTGTGCCAGCCAACAGAATCCCGACCATCGCGGTAACGGTTACAGAGTACGATGTTGAATTGATAACCAGTCTGTAACTCAAGGCGCGATCGCACGAGTTGTAATTCTGCTGTCCAGGGCAGCGGTTCAAGTAACACCGAATTTGAGTAAAGATAATTACAGCCTTCGTCACCATACATGCATTCAAAACGGGGTACTGGCATAGTTTTGCCCATAA
This DNA window, taken from Tolypothrix sp. NIES-4075, encodes the following:
- a CDS encoding pentapeptide repeat-containing protein, producing MRNILNYDQELLRSKFRGRFFKGQNLERANFSGADIRNAHFIKAILRAVK
- a CDS encoding alpha-ketoglutarate-dependent dioxygenase AlkB family protein, which gives rise to MKTAVNLDWQQNNIKLMGKTMPVPRFECMYGDEGCNYLYSNSVLLEPLPWTAELQLVRSRLELQTGYQFNIVLCNRYRDGRDSVGWHNDNEPSMGNSPAIASVSLGALRKFQMRPSKGGSITDFWLEHGSLLLMKPACQENWVHQLPKTSKPVGERIT